Genomic DNA from Telopea speciosissima isolate NSW1024214 ecotype Mountain lineage chromosome 2, Tspe_v1, whole genome shotgun sequence:
GTTCGTTGCTGGGGTCTGTTGGGTTTCACCCGGATGTTTCTATCGATGGAGATGTTTAGGAAAAAATGGAACGCTTTTTTCAGTGTAAGAGATAAAAAACTGatctccccccttcccccctcgtGTCTTTATACAACCTTTTAGTCTTCTGCAGATTGTTCGAATTGTTATatcaacttcttttttttttttttgattttgcaATTATTATTGATTGTGGTTCTCCCGGTTCTGCACTTTGTGTTAATGGATAGTCTTTGCTACTATTAATACTGTAAGCCAGGATAAAAAAGTGGTACATGTAATTGAAGTGAGTCTTTGGCATGGAGTCTCATTTTTTGCTTGTACTTTAAGGGAACTTGAATGATGAGAAGAACCATAAATCTTATTGGACCTTATAGTTTCATTCCTTGCTTGATGTCGAAGACCGATATCTATTCGGTTGTGGACTTTGCTTAGCCCTCACTAGGGACCCTCGATTTTGGAGCGCTTTAGATGCTGGCTGTTAATGCGAGTGTAGAGTTGTTTTTCAAAGAATTCCTTTGGTTTGTTGCTGGGCTCTGTTGTGTTTTACCCTGATGTGTCTATCGATGGAGATGTTTAGGAAAAAAATGGAACAGTTTTTTCATTGTAAGATAAAAAATGACCCCCCCCTGTGTCTTTTTACCACCTTATTAGTCTGCTGCAGATTATTCGAATTGTTATATGagctttttgtttgattttggaaTTATTGGGTATTGTGGTTTTCACGTTTCTTCACTTTCTGTTAATGCATAGTGTTTGCTAATATTAATACTTGAAGCCACAAAAAAGAAGTGGTACACGTATTGCAAGTTAGAGTGTGAGAGGTGGGAAATTATATGGTGATTTCTTGTCTGTTTCAAATATTTTGGTGTACTGAACCCACTGGTTTGGTGGGGAATTCCTATGCCCCACACCCATACCTGTTCATAACTGTTCTTGATGTTATTTAAAATGGGggagggttctttgagcaagagGCATAGAGGAGCGTACAAATGAAGTGTGACAAAACGGTATCATACATTGTAGGGCGGCTAAGTCATTTCATgcgaggaagagagagagatacaaagAGATGCTAGCATACCCTGCACTGTCAGCTgtgagaaccttttcccattttaAAAAATACGAATAACTGTTCTTTTTGTTATGTCTGCAAAACAACAATGAGCATAGCTCGCATGTGGAAAATGTAATGGGCCCTGATGGCTGAGTTCATATTTAATGTGAACCTTCTAATATCAGTTATAAAAATAGTTTTATGACAAAAAGGGTAGTTATCTGTGTAACAATGAAAAGTGATGTTCCTGAGAATCACAAGACAAATATGATCCATCCATGTTACGTTtgtttgttattattattattattattaaatctaTACTGTCTGTTCCTACTAAgagttgggagagtgcacagtaaTGTCTAGACTACTGgttacacatgcatggacatacacgggATGTGTGCTATTACAAAAGGGGGTATTTGATTGGATTGCACTCTGAATTTTGACACGTggttaatctagaccatgtcctctctatccaatggtcagaatggACATCATCTGTCCATGTAGCAGAATAATACCTTGTGATATTTGTAGAAATAACAGACCTTTGTGACAATAACAATACACTTAAAAAACttattagtaactattacaaAATTTATATAGCCACCGAGTCCGtgaattttattataataataataataataataatattattattattatttttgtggattCTGATACCCGGTGTCTATTTTAGATTCCGACACCTGCACCCACATCTTGGTAACAAAAGCTCTAAAGGACTCTTTATTAATGCTTGCCTAGAAAGTATCCCTGCCTGCGAGACGAAAAAGCCCTCTTTGCAACCAACTGATTTTATGTCATGGCTTAAATTTAAATCACTCAAAATCCAGTTAAAAGGGACTAGAGAAATGTACTTGCCAGGATTAGTATGCTTCTTATCACTTCTTACCTATTAATAGGTTTGATATTGTAGTTTCTGTTGAGGATTTGGATAAAAAAATGCTCCGGAAAGAATTTGAATCTTCTTAACTTATAGCAGCATGCTTTAGTGATAagatatcattatttatttgtttgtttgtatTGTATTCTGTTTAAAAACATTACTTTTGCATGTTTCTTTGCATATCTTAAGCGTATCCAACGTCTCTTGGCATCTCTCTGATACATCTCCGAGACGTCTCTTAAATCTAGCTTTACAATACACTGCTCGATACCAATACTTGATACCTTGATTCTTATACTAGAAGATGGGGTTCTGCTGATTGTTGAAATTTCAGTTGCTATATAATATACATAAGATTTTTGCCCTACTAAAATTTGTGTACCTATGTTGTGTATCTTCAAGCATTAGTTATTGTTGCTTATTTGTTGATCATAGGAGTCCAACTGGTGACATTTTCCCTCTGTTAGTGATGGTTAGAAATAAATTCTCTTGAAATTATGTCCTTGGCAAAATGGCATTTTGAAGTCAAACCTCACCAACTCTTTATTGGTCACATACATTAAAGCAGACATACATGCATGCTGATAGCTGGAGAAAAACTGTTGAAGATGACTAAATTGAaatagaagcaaagaagaacatGAAAATTTATTTCTTCTGTTTGACTGCAAATATTGGTTCTGGTAGTTCTGAGCAGAAAATATGGGTATTTTATGATAGGTACTAATCATTTATGTGGTTAAAACCTGATTTGTAACAGAGCAGAGGTTGTCTTGGATGCTGTACTAAGCCCGCACCAATTATTGCTGTCGATGAACCATCAAAGGGACTGAGGATTCAAGGCCGAACAGTAAAAAAACCCAGCATTTCAGAAGACTTTTGGAGCTCCAGCACATGTGAAATGGATAACAGTGCAGTACAGTCTCAGAGCTTCTCGTCAATCAGCACATCAAATCAGACCCTTGATCCCCATGGTGGATCTTCCAGCTCGAGCAACCCTCCTGAGTTTGTGAATCATGGTAAGTGTTAATTTATCTGCTGCTTGTATTATCATATACATTACCAAGAATCATGGCCAGGATGTCCACCTATGATGCAACTCTGTTTTGGGCCATAGGTAGAAATCTTGTATCTGCTCCCTGCAAGGTCGTAGGCCTCAAAGCCTGGTTGGATAGCTCCAGTGATCCGATTAAGACATTCATTAGTCAATCTTGGGATGGTTAGGGTTATCCAATCAGGTTGATTTTTGCACTCCACTGTTTCCTTTTGGGTTGTTGCAGGCTGTGATCCAACCAATGGTTGGAATGGATGAAAAACTTGTCTTGTCccagtataatttaaaaataattttcctTGGCAGTTGAGATGGTCTCTGGTTTCAGTTTTTCTTCTCTGCCTCTTAGTCATGGAAttgttttgaacttttttgtTTTCAGGTCTTCTTCTCTGGAATCAAACTAGGCAACAGTGGGTTGGACATAAAAGGCCTGAGAATCGGACACAGCAGGTTCGAGAACCCAGATTAAGGTTTGTAGCTTCATCTTTTCTATAGTtgtgtttttatcttttttgtggTACACTTTCTCGTAGCCAGTAATCATTTTGTAAGGCTTGACAGATCCAGTAAGACAaatttttcccttcccttcccacCCCCTCACCccggccaaaaaaaaaaaaaaaaaaggaactgaaaaagaataaaaaatcactTGGTAAACCCATGACCTCTTTATGTGGGTCCTATCTGGGAATCTGTGGTTGATTTTTCTGCCCAGCTTTGCTGTTGGTTTGTAGCAGTCATAAATGAAAATCAGTATTAGTGGGCAGTAATCTTGCATGGCTCCTCATTCCCATAGAAATTGGGGATCCCACTGAATTCACTTAAATAGGATTCTGAAGTTAAGTAGATGAGCTTTAATATTGTGCCTTCATAATTTGTCTGCACTCACTGTCTCTTCATGGTTAAAAACGTTCTGGCCTTGCAGTTGGAATGCAACTTATGACAGTTTACTTGGGTCCAACAAGCCCTTCTCCCAGCCTATCCCTCTCGCCGTAAGTGTGACGCTTCCTCTGGTCAATTGTATTTGCGCTCAATTAGTTCAATCTGCTGCTTAAAGTTCTATCCAAATTGCAGGAAATGGTAGATTTTCTTGTGGACATATGGGAGCAAGAGGGGATGTATGACTGAGACTAAGAAAGCTGGATGGACTACATCTAGAAGTTTTCTGGAGGTAAGGAAGCGTCACCATTGTAACAAGTATTAGAGCTTTAGGTGTCAGCAGAAAACAGAGGGCTCTCTCACAATTAACTGTTACGTTATTGACATGCTACTCTGAACCCGACCTTTCAGTTGGCAGGTCCTTCTGAACATGATCTTATATCTATTCTTATAAGGAGGGAAGGTGATCGGGTAACCTCTATCCCCAATTTCTGGTGGATGCATGATGAAGATACCCTTAAAATGTGTCAATTATTATAAACGACCCCTTTTTATCAAATTTGAAGAGAAATATATCCCTTTAGTTACTTTTGGTTGTGcagccttttttctttttaaatatgtTTTTTGGTGGGTTAAAAAGGGAAAACCCAGTGCACCATCTAAAAGATTTCACTGAAAATCTGTAACAAGAGTACAAAAATAATCTTGGCAGCTGGAGACGGGAAGACAATTTAAGCTTCCGACTGAACAGTAAACGGATTGGGTTCGGTTCCCAGCCAGATGGAATCATTGAATTCGAATTTTTGATCATTCGTTTACATCTTTGTCTTGTGTAACTCGGACCTTTCACCCCTAGCAAAGCAATTCACTTCCAATTCATATTTCTTAGATCatgatcttcttttcttcatattctaaaacCTCTTGAATCTAAAAAAACCCgcaagatcattatttatttaatattttattattaagtattcgaatattttttggacagatttttatcggagtatatGGATTTGTTTTCAGATATCTCTAAATGAGTACGGATGTTTCTAAACGGATATAGATgcaaattgaatttgaattttcagTTATCTAATGACAACCATACTTCCAGCGACGTGGATTAAGCTGATGTGGACTATGGGTCACATCAGCATAAAAAGTGGGAATGGGTGACTCATGAGACAGCTCCCTGGATGTGGCTTCTTGGTTTTGAGGTATGTTGTTGGACTCTACCAACCAGAAGACACCTAGCACCACCACCGCGGTCAATCACCGTCATTGTTGTCATCTCCGGAAAATGCAACTTAGAACTCGATAGGATGGCTAGTGGCATAGGATTGAGCTCATCTCCAGGGTGTGTAACGTCCAGTGGAGCATCCAGCTGTTGGACTGTGCCATGCATACATCTTGATAGCTGATTGGGCGTGTGtcgggatgtgtgtggcatagctcagcccaacccagcccttgGATTTTTCCCTGGACAGTTTCTCGgcactgagctccctggagaggagccggatccagtGTCATAGGTCCTTGTGGTCCAGATCCTTTACTTTCGAGCTGCCCCTACTGTCGTGCACCctagacacagcaaggcggtaaagatcgccttacccttgctcagGTAAGGTGTTCGGGCATGGGTAGGGTGGTCTTTTTGCCGCCTTGCTGCGTCTGGGGGGCACACGGCAATAGGGGCAGTTCGACAATAGAGGACCCTGATGCAATAGAGGTAAGTGTGCTAGGGGTatcaattccaggcccgacctGGTAGACCCAACTGAGCCCGCCTGAATAAAGCCTGGCCTGGCCTTGCCTGTTTAGTAATTAGGCGGTCCTGGTGTGGGGTTCTAGCCCGTCGAGCGCCCAATCAGACCGATCGATTATAGACCCGACCTAGCCCACCCGATTATAATCTGACCTTTTAGCTTGTAAacttccccttcccttccctctccAGTCTCTTGTGAGTGGCTGCCAATATTTACTGGTGGGAGTCATTCTCCAAATGAAAATTAAGTTCTTCATGAATCAAACATGTACTGAATAAGAGAGAATCATGTGATCTTAAATCTAAGAAAACCCACTAAATTAAGATATTTGATTCATTAAAGACCCATTTAGCTAGGTTTTGAA
This window encodes:
- the LOC122651275 gene encoding uncharacterized protein LOC122651275 isoform X5, producing MLLNKSITAWIGQIFACMGGCLGCCTKPAPIIAVDEPSKGLRIQGRTVKKPSISEDFWSSSTCEMDNSAVQSQSFSSISTSNQTLDPHGGSSSSSNPPEFVNHGLLLWNQTRQQWVGHKRPENRTQQVREPRLRFVASSFL
- the LOC122651275 gene encoding uncharacterized protein LOC122651275 isoform X2; this encodes MFLSMEMFRKKWNAFFSSRGCLGCCTKPAPIIAVDEPSKGLRIQGRTVKKPSISEDFWSSSTCEMDNSAVQSQSFSSISTSNQTLDPHGGSSSSSNPPEFVNHGLLLWNQTRQQWVGHKRPENRTQQVREPRLSWNATYDSLLGSNKPFSQPIPLAEMVDFLVDIWEQEGMYD
- the LOC122651275 gene encoding uncharacterized protein LOC122651275 isoform X3, whose amino-acid sequence is MHGSRGCLGCCTKPAPIIAVDEPSKGLRIQGRTVKKPSISEDFWSSSTCEMDNSAVQSQSFSSISTSNQTLDPHGGSSSSSNPPEFVNHGLLLWNQTRQQWVGHKRPENRTQQVREPRLSWNATYDSLLGSNKPFSQPIPLAEMVDFLVDIWEQEGMYD
- the LOC122651275 gene encoding uncharacterized protein LOC122651275 isoform X1, giving the protein MLLNKSITAWIGQIFACMGGCLGCCTKPAPIIAVDEPSKGLRIQGRTVKKPSISEDFWSSSTCEMDNSAVQSQSFSSISTSNQTLDPHGGSSSSSNPPEFVNHGLLLWNQTRQQWVGHKRPENRTQQVREPRLSWNATYDSLLGSNKPFSQPIPLAEMVDFLVDIWEQEGMYD
- the LOC122651275 gene encoding uncharacterized protein LOC122651275 isoform X4, which codes for MLLNKSITAWIGQIFACMGGCLGCCTKPAPIIAVDEPSKGLRIQGRTVKKPSISEDFWSSSTCEMDNSAVQSQSFSSISTSNQTLDPHGGSSSSSNPPEFVNHGLLLWNQTRQQWVGHKRPENRTQQVREPRLSTHCLFMVKNVLALQLECNL